One part of the Streptomyces sp. NBC_00286 genome encodes these proteins:
- a CDS encoding MerR family transcriptional regulator: MDGDTLYSIGELARRTGLTVKTIRFYSDRGIVAPTDRSPAGYRLYGIDAVARLELVRTLRELGLDLPTIRKVLDRELSLPEVAAAHAEALAVQIRVLRLRRAVLTAVAERGSTPEETELMHRLAQLSEDERRRLIGDFLDAVFGGLDAAPAFAGVMRSMTPELPDNLEAEQVQAWVELVEISLDPDFRAVMRRMAEDQAAEQARSDMMGPRRDISAAVRDQAGPALTAGIDPASPQADPIVAAFTAHYAYLLGRPDDVELRRRLATRLESVNDPRRERYLQLLAVVNGWPAPESLAPVFDWSVEALRVRTQQ; encoded by the coding sequence ATGGACGGCGACACGCTTTACTCGATCGGCGAGCTCGCTCGGCGGACCGGTCTCACGGTCAAGACCATTCGGTTCTACTCCGATCGCGGAATCGTGGCGCCGACGGACCGTAGCCCGGCCGGCTACCGCCTCTACGGCATCGACGCCGTCGCACGCCTGGAGCTCGTGCGGACCCTGCGCGAGCTGGGACTGGACCTTCCCACGATCCGCAAGGTTTTGGACCGCGAGCTCTCGCTTCCCGAGGTCGCCGCGGCGCACGCCGAAGCACTGGCAGTGCAGATCCGCGTCCTGCGCCTGCGGCGCGCGGTGCTGACGGCGGTGGCCGAGCGCGGGTCCACACCTGAGGAGACGGAACTCATGCACCGGCTGGCCCAGCTTTCCGAGGACGAACGCCGACGTCTGATCGGCGATTTCCTCGACGCCGTCTTCGGCGGTCTTGACGCCGCCCCCGCATTCGCGGGGGTCATGCGCTCGATGACCCCCGAGTTGCCCGACAACCTGGAGGCGGAACAGGTCCAGGCGTGGGTGGAGTTGGTCGAAATATCCCTGGACCCGGATTTCCGCGCCGTCATGCGGCGGATGGCCGAGGACCAGGCAGCCGAGCAGGCCCGAAGCGACATGATGGGCCCGCGCCGCGACATTTCCGCAGCCGTCCGTGACCAGGCCGGCCCGGCCCTGACCGCAGGCATCGACCCGGCCTCGCCCCAGGCCGATCCGATCGTCGCGGCGTTCACGGCGCACTACGCGTACCTCCTCGGCCGCCCCGACGACGTCGAGCTTCGCCGCCGGCTGGCGACTCGGCTGGAGAGCGTGAATGACCCCCGCAGGGAGCGGTACCTCCAGCTGCTCGCAGTGGTCAACGGCTGGCCGGCCCCGGAGAGTCTGGCGCCGGTGTTCGACTGGTCCGTCGAGGCTCTGCGCGTCCGGACACAGCAGTGA
- a CDS encoding alpha/beta fold hydrolase has product MVVGGAVYSFGQYELDTDRRRLSRDGQPVPTEPQAVDLLCHLVEHRDRVVPKEELLHTVRRGRPVGEAALTTWLRTARLAIGDNATRQQFIRTVRERGYQFVARVTVASTTLPTVPAVTAAAEADREVIRFCRSADGTRIAYATTGEGPPLVKTANWLTHLDLDRTTPMWAHWFDGLTRGRQLIRYDERGCGLSEWTVPSFTLDDLVDDLDSVVDAAGLDRFPLIGVSQGGAVAVAYAARRPERVSRLVLTAAYARGRQIRAADDAERDAAQVDLNIARAGWRSHDSSFLRFFASQFLADATPAEWDAFAAYQRQTTSPANGLRFLEEFTRIDVSGIAHQVTCPTLIIHSRDDARVPVAQALELATLIPDSRLILLESRNHLFTAADPAWPTFLSHLDNFLSE; this is encoded by the coding sequence ATGGTTGTGGGCGGCGCGGTTTACTCTTTCGGACAGTACGAGTTGGACACGGATCGCCGTCGGCTCAGCCGTGACGGGCAGCCGGTCCCTACCGAACCTCAAGCCGTGGATCTGCTCTGCCACCTCGTCGAGCACCGCGACCGCGTCGTGCCCAAGGAGGAGCTTCTCCACACGGTGAGGCGCGGACGCCCGGTCGGCGAGGCCGCGCTCACCACCTGGCTACGCACCGCCCGCCTCGCGATCGGTGACAACGCCACGCGACAGCAGTTCATTCGCACGGTGCGCGAGCGCGGCTATCAGTTCGTCGCGCGCGTGACGGTGGCCTCCACCACTCTGCCCACCGTCCCCGCCGTTACGGCAGCGGCAGAGGCGGACCGCGAGGTCATCCGGTTCTGCCGGTCCGCCGACGGTACCCGCATCGCCTACGCCACCACCGGCGAAGGCCCGCCGTTGGTGAAGACCGCCAACTGGCTGACCCACCTCGACCTCGACCGGACCACCCCGATGTGGGCGCACTGGTTCGACGGTCTCACCCGCGGCCGGCAGCTCATCCGCTACGACGAGCGGGGCTGCGGCCTCTCCGAATGGACCGTGCCCAGCTTCACCCTCGACGACCTGGTCGACGACCTCGACTCCGTGGTCGATGCCGCAGGCCTCGACCGCTTCCCCCTGATCGGGGTGTCACAGGGCGGCGCGGTGGCAGTCGCCTACGCCGCGCGCCGTCCCGAGCGGGTCAGCCGACTGGTCCTCACCGCGGCCTACGCCCGGGGACGGCAGATCCGAGCCGCCGACGACGCCGAGCGCGATGCCGCTCAGGTCGACCTGAACATCGCCCGCGCCGGATGGCGCTCCCATGACAGCAGTTTCCTGCGCTTCTTCGCCTCCCAGTTCCTCGCCGACGCCACACCCGCGGAATGGGACGCGTTCGCCGCCTACCAACGCCAGACGACCTCGCCTGCCAACGGTCTCCGCTTCCTCGAAGAGTTCACCCGCATCGACGTCTCCGGCATCGCCCACCAGGTGACCTGCCCCACGCTGATCATCCACTCCCGCGACGACGCGCGAGTCCCCGTCGCACAGGCCCTGGAACTGGCCACTCTCATCCCCGACAGCCGGCTGATCCTCCTCGAAAGCCGCAACCACCTGTTCACCGCCGCCGACCCGGCCTGGCCCACCTTCCTCTCCCACCTCGACAACTTCCTCTCCGAGTAA
- a CDS encoding thymidine kinase yields the protein MVGTPPTHGRYPSKKTLALQIGHNRSARGLQGVIFTRDDRAGEGKLSSRLGLVTDAVGAAPGMDLYGYLVEQMSHGAKVDYVIVDEAQFLAPEQIDQLARIVDDLVLDVFAFGITTAFRTKLFPGSQRLIELADRVETLQVEAMCWCGARATHNARTVGGEMVVEGEQVVVGDVSRSAAEVGSEVQCRRHHRRRMTSSASRAGTPSPDVLPVSSA from the coding sequence ATGGTCGGGACGCCACCCACACATGGTCGATACCCGAGCAAAAAGACTTTGGCGCTTCAGATTGGGCACAACCGGTCGGCAAGGGGTCTGCAGGGTGTGATCTTCACGCGGGATGACCGTGCCGGCGAGGGCAAGTTGTCGTCGCGTTTGGGCTTGGTCACGGACGCGGTTGGGGCGGCTCCGGGCATGGACCTGTACGGGTACCTGGTGGAGCAGATGTCGCACGGTGCCAAGGTCGACTACGTGATCGTGGACGAGGCGCAGTTCCTCGCGCCGGAGCAGATCGACCAGTTGGCCCGGATCGTGGACGACCTCGTCCTGGACGTCTTCGCGTTCGGCATCACCACGGCCTTCCGCACCAAGCTCTTCCCCGGCTCCCAGCGCCTGATCGAGCTCGCCGACCGTGTGGAGACCCTGCAGGTCGAGGCGATGTGCTGGTGTGGTGCGCGGGCGACGCACAACGCCCGTACCGTGGGCGGGGAGATGGTCGTCGAGGGCGAGCAGGTCGTGGTGGGGGATGTGTCCCGGTCGGCGGCCGAGGTGGGGTCCGAGGTGCAGTGTCGACGCCATCACCGTCGGCGGATGACGAGTTCCGCGTCGAGGGCGGGGACGCCGTCGCCGGACGTGCTGCCGGTCTCCTCCGCGTGA
- a CDS encoding GNAT family N-acetyltransferase encodes MSAPVVLQVAASPASPALVLRPWRMEDVAALVEVSRDPALRQWAISVVDNDADGARWVQAQQRGWAAGDRFGFAVLEAQPGSVREQLVGNVVLKEVTSGKPAAEVGYWTAAHARGRGVAPRALEALTSWAFDTFEADGLERLELLHQVDNLASCRVAQKSRYDFDTILPAAPPSFPRDGHLHIRRTSA; translated from the coding sequence ATGAGTGCCCCCGTCGTACTTCAGGTGGCCGCGTCGCCGGCCTCTCCCGCTCTCGTTCTTCGCCCCTGGCGCATGGAGGACGTTGCCGCATTGGTCGAGGTAAGCCGGGATCCCGCACTGCGCCAGTGGGCGATCTCTGTCGTGGACAACGATGCCGACGGGGCACGGTGGGTGCAGGCCCAGCAGCGGGGCTGGGCAGCGGGGGACCGGTTCGGCTTCGCCGTCCTTGAGGCACAACCCGGTTCAGTTCGCGAACAGTTGGTGGGCAACGTGGTCCTCAAGGAAGTCACCTCCGGCAAACCGGCGGCCGAAGTGGGCTACTGGACCGCGGCGCACGCTCGCGGGCGGGGAGTGGCCCCCCGCGCTCTGGAGGCACTCACCAGCTGGGCCTTCGACACCTTCGAAGCCGACGGGCTGGAGCGTCTCGAACTCCTGCACCAGGTGGACAACCTGGCATCGTGCCGGGTTGCGCAGAAGAGCCGCTACGACTTCGACACCATCCTGCCCGCGGCACCGCCCTCCTTCCCCCGCGATGGCCACCTGCACATACGGCGCACGAGTGCCTGA
- a CDS encoding class I SAM-dependent methyltransferase: protein MLGLVTGRRGDRRTVYSLYDDHVAQPPDQAVHHIEHLCPGLRDSHRPARSRRPTMVKMSTETADRWIHSWDAQQEHYAIGREERFTVIADVVAHAGQGAANPLVADLGCGPGSLAARLAVTHPHWEVVGVDADPLLLALGRASYGSTIRLVETVIGTDGWIEALELSRPLDAVVSSTALHYLPEKSLLEVYGQLHQLLRPGGVLVNADHFLPEDAALSALTGEVGRRAAERRGVPGRSACRAAPTGPLGGERPNRPRNWRSCRPKDKRACRPGARTTRNCQDLWMRSGCLLAGEGT from the coding sequence ATGCTCGGTCTGGTCACCGGGCGCCGCGGCGACCGCCGCACCGTCTACAGCCTGTACGACGACCACGTCGCCCAACCCCCTGACCAGGCCGTGCACCACATCGAGCACCTGTGCCCGGGCCTGCGCGACTCCCACCGACCGGCAAGGAGCAGACGCCCCACGATGGTGAAGATGAGCACGGAGACAGCCGACCGATGGATCCACAGCTGGGACGCGCAGCAGGAGCACTACGCCATCGGGCGCGAAGAACGCTTCACAGTGATCGCCGACGTAGTCGCACATGCCGGGCAGGGCGCGGCAAACCCCCTCGTCGCCGATCTGGGCTGCGGCCCGGGCAGTCTGGCCGCACGGCTCGCCGTCACGCACCCGCACTGGGAGGTCGTCGGGGTGGATGCTGATCCACTCCTGCTCGCCCTCGGCCGCGCCTCCTACGGCAGCACCATCCGACTGGTCGAGACGGTGATCGGGACTGACGGCTGGATCGAGGCGCTGGAGCTGAGCCGTCCCCTGGACGCCGTGGTGTCCAGCACGGCGCTGCACTACCTCCCGGAGAAGAGCCTCCTGGAGGTCTACGGACAACTGCACCAACTGCTGCGCCCCGGCGGCGTACTCGTCAATGCGGACCACTTCCTGCCCGAAGACGCCGCCCTGTCCGCACTCACCGGCGAGGTGGGCCGACGTGCGGCCGAGCGGCGCGGCGTGCCGGGCCGCTCGGCGTGCCGGGCCGCCCCGACTGGGCCTCTTGGGGGCGAGAGGCCGAACAGGCCCCGGAACTGGCGCAGTTGCCGGCCGAAAGACAAGCGCGCATGCCGACCGGGGGCGCGGACAACGAGGAATTGTCAAGACTTGTGGATGAGGAGTGGTTGCCTGCTGGCAGGCGAAGGGACTTGA
- a CDS encoding LppX_LprAFG lipoprotein, with the protein MRRARLVSAAVLLLCTACSSGADRDSGEGAKKAVDHGAAVRAAIERTSADSARVEEKIELRSTDSPTTYVLTIAGAFDLAGDRGRLTVEIEDSGMDPVEEVFVGDTVYVRGSQAVDEGEWASADRSEALSRYFLRAPLNDPEHLLRQMKAMRQVSNEGEEQVNGAPAVHYRGTIDHATATYRMTTQTKQGMDKLRKKLGDDMPVYADVWVDGKGRAVQARLSFFGGMRAMTTMTLSDFGTSVKAEAPPARLVVPVTVGEDVLLA; encoded by the coding sequence ATGCGCCGCGCCCGTCTCGTCTCCGCCGCTGTGCTCCTGTTATGCACCGCGTGTTCCAGCGGTGCGGACCGTGACTCGGGGGAGGGGGCGAAGAAGGCCGTGGATCATGGGGCGGCGGTGCGTGCTGCGATCGAGAGGACGAGCGCGGACAGCGCTCGCGTGGAGGAGAAGATCGAGCTGCGGTCCACCGACAGCCCCACGACGTACGTGCTCACGATCGCCGGTGCCTTCGATCTGGCGGGTGACCGGGGCCGGCTCACGGTGGAGATCGAGGACAGCGGCATGGACCCCGTCGAGGAGGTCTTCGTCGGCGACACCGTCTATGTGCGGGGCTCGCAGGCGGTGGACGAGGGCGAGTGGGCCTCGGCCGACCGGAGCGAGGCTCTGAGCCGCTACTTCCTGCGGGCGCCGCTGAACGACCCCGAGCACCTGCTCCGCCAGATGAAGGCGATGCGGCAGGTGTCGAACGAGGGCGAGGAGCAGGTGAACGGCGCCCCTGCGGTGCACTACCGGGGCACGATCGACCACGCCACCGCGACGTACCGGATGACGACGCAGACGAAACAGGGCATGGACAAGCTGCGCAAGAAGCTGGGCGACGACATGCCCGTCTACGCGGACGTGTGGGTCGACGGGAAGGGGCGCGCCGTCCAGGCCCGGCTGTCCTTCTTCGGCGGGATGAGGGCCATGACGACGATGACGCTGTCGGACTTTGGGACATCGGTGAAGGCCGAGGCGCCGCCGGCCAGGCTGGTCGTTCCCGTGACGGTGGGCGAGGACGTCCTGCTGGCCTGA
- a CDS encoding AMP-binding protein, with amino-acid sequence MIYKSKYPEVAVVDRPVHEWVLGEAARRATRPAMVDVSSGRTLTYGELAALVRQLAAGLAAEGIGKGDVVALHSPNTILFPVVLYATTTAGGTVTTLSPLATPAEIAKQLIDAEARLMVSVSALIESARAAVELVRRQTGRDIEILVCDTADGHRSVLGLLRDGDVPTFELDPAVDVAVLPYSSGTTGVPKGVMLTHRNLCTNLEQMNGLHRIDENDRVIAILPFFHIFGLTALVNNALHRGATVYVHSRFDLDAFLTSLERDRITHAYVAPPVMLVLAKHPAVGNLDLSHLRRVICAAAPLDAGLQAAVADRLGVEIGQAYGMTELSPASHLHADGNLDEPVACVGHLLPSTRARLVDPVTGLDVAAGQPGEVWIQGPQVMKGYFGRPEDTDATVDADGWLHTGDIGRVDENGNWFIVDRVKELIKYKGYQVAPAELEAILLSHPHIADAAVIGVNDEENNEVPKAFVVPAPGASITADEVMAHVGGQVAPYKKIRRVEFIEAVPKAASGKILRRQLREGEPARP; translated from the coding sequence ATGATCTACAAGAGCAAGTACCCGGAAGTCGCCGTCGTCGATCGCCCCGTCCATGAATGGGTGCTCGGCGAGGCCGCACGACGCGCAACGCGGCCGGCCATGGTGGACGTGTCCAGCGGACGGACACTCACCTACGGGGAGTTGGCCGCGCTGGTCCGCCAACTGGCGGCGGGCCTTGCCGCCGAGGGCATCGGCAAGGGGGACGTGGTCGCGCTGCACTCGCCGAACACGATCCTGTTCCCCGTGGTCCTCTATGCCACCACCACGGCGGGCGGGACGGTGACCACGCTGTCGCCGCTGGCCACGCCGGCTGAGATCGCCAAGCAGTTGATCGACGCCGAGGCACGGCTGATGGTGAGTGTGTCCGCGCTGATCGAGAGCGCGCGGGCCGCGGTCGAACTGGTCCGGCGGCAGACCGGCCGGGACATCGAGATCCTGGTCTGTGACACGGCGGACGGTCACCGTTCGGTGCTGGGGTTGCTGAGGGACGGCGACGTGCCGACGTTCGAGCTCGATCCGGCCGTGGATGTCGCCGTACTGCCATATTCGAGCGGCACGACGGGTGTGCCCAAGGGCGTGATGCTGACCCATCGCAACCTGTGCACCAATCTCGAACAGATGAACGGCCTGCATCGGATCGACGAGAACGACCGCGTCATCGCGATCCTGCCCTTCTTCCACATCTTCGGGCTGACCGCGCTGGTCAACAACGCGCTGCACCGTGGTGCGACCGTGTACGTGCACTCCCGGTTCGACCTCGACGCGTTCCTGACCAGCCTGGAGCGCGACCGGATCACCCACGCCTACGTCGCCCCGCCGGTGATGCTGGTGCTGGCCAAGCACCCCGCGGTCGGAAACCTGGACCTGTCGCATCTGCGGCGCGTCATCTGCGCCGCGGCGCCACTCGACGCCGGACTGCAGGCGGCGGTGGCCGACCGGCTGGGCGTGGAGATCGGGCAGGCGTACGGAATGACCGAGCTGTCCCCCGCCTCGCATCTCCATGCCGACGGCAACCTCGACGAACCCGTCGCGTGCGTGGGACACCTGCTCCCGTCGACTCGGGCGCGCCTGGTCGACCCGGTCACCGGGCTGGACGTGGCGGCAGGCCAACCGGGCGAAGTGTGGATCCAGGGACCGCAGGTGATGAAGGGCTACTTCGGCCGCCCGGAGGACACCGACGCGACGGTCGACGCCGACGGATGGCTGCACACCGGCGACATCGGTCGGGTCGACGAGAACGGGAACTGGTTCATCGTCGACCGGGTCAAGGAACTCATCAAGTACAAGGGCTACCAGGTGGCACCGGCCGAACTCGAAGCGATCCTGCTCAGCCACCCCCACATCGCCGACGCGGCGGTGATCGGCGTCAACGACGAGGAGAACAACGAGGTACCCAAGGCGTTCGTGGTGCCGGCGCCCGGTGCGTCGATCACCGCCGACGAGGTGATGGCCCACGTCGGGGGCCAGGTCGCCCCGTACAAGAAGATCCGCCGGGTCGAGTTCATCGAGGCGGTACCGAAGGCGGCCTCCGGCAAGATCTTGCGGAGGCAGCTGCGGGAGGGCGAGCCGGCGCGTCCCTGA
- a CDS encoding SPFH domain-containing protein gives MARAKAQSVRRMASAVASGADPRQAAEEEVRRRTGRSAGRPQSRGQAGQGRDDADEESYAPEEEGMDPADFPAAREQGGSIATVMAQKTVSLDEAGEALNQSEQQREGGEQVHAICPMVLPKGRSFLSMLPVLSLLVLGAVGTAVVSTVDDSPLTNPLFGLHYWVISVVAVAFVWWRQGMVMVPDGCQALITRFGKLEKVVGPGRVILISPWKRVSYILNTTREYPFNAPVREAPTKGGVKASIDLFIQFRISDATEFVYTLGAVRGFEEKLSNAVSETIRSLIYEQEAAGIYDMVGEDTGRLLEQLNQQFRPAVELTNANITHAEPSDRNYRMDLAAPEMVRMAKEAYTHEYALMLRKEQDEGDLSKELATSHETLSAIQADIAQYQAQMDTAVERETNRAQALARQRYVQAESEAKANAALLEAQALDIRAVTAAEAPEILEYRYQQQILDTLEQVADHLPRLVRIGGSADGNSAAGVDFLQLAREMVGERGEELFSEADMAAMRGQLAAIGDRIAGREDEIVVLLQAERPTVPSADGGAPTGSSTGQETAEQAKASEVPDFSEEAGQ, from the coding sequence ATGGCACGAGCGAAAGCGCAGAGCGTACGGAGGATGGCCTCAGCGGTGGCCTCCGGTGCCGATCCCCGGCAGGCGGCCGAGGAGGAAGTCCGGCGGCGCACAGGGCGGTCGGCCGGCAGGCCGCAGAGCCGGGGGCAGGCCGGCCAGGGTCGGGACGACGCCGACGAGGAGTCGTACGCGCCGGAGGAAGAGGGCATGGACCCCGCCGACTTTCCGGCCGCGAGGGAACAGGGCGGCTCCATCGCCACGGTCATGGCGCAGAAGACCGTCTCTCTCGACGAGGCCGGCGAGGCGCTCAACCAGAGCGAACAGCAGCGTGAGGGCGGCGAACAGGTCCATGCGATCTGCCCGATGGTGCTCCCGAAGGGTCGCTCGTTCCTGAGCATGCTCCCGGTGCTGTCGCTGCTCGTCCTGGGCGCGGTGGGCACCGCGGTCGTGTCGACGGTGGACGACTCCCCGCTGACCAACCCGCTCTTCGGGCTGCACTACTGGGTCATCTCCGTGGTCGCGGTCGCCTTCGTGTGGTGGCGGCAGGGCATGGTGATGGTCCCGGACGGCTGCCAGGCCCTGATCACGCGCTTCGGGAAGCTGGAGAAGGTCGTCGGCCCCGGCCGGGTGATCCTGATCAGCCCGTGGAAGCGGGTCTCGTACATCCTCAACACCACCCGCGAGTACCCGTTCAATGCGCCCGTGCGCGAGGCGCCGACCAAGGGCGGCGTGAAGGCCTCGATCGACCTGTTCATCCAGTTCCGGATCAGCGACGCGACCGAGTTCGTCTACACACTGGGTGCGGTACGCGGCTTCGAGGAGAAGCTGAGCAACGCGGTGAGCGAGACGATTCGCAGCCTCATCTACGAGCAGGAGGCCGCCGGGATCTACGACATGGTCGGCGAGGACACCGGCCGGCTCCTTGAGCAGCTGAACCAGCAGTTCCGGCCCGCGGTCGAGCTGACCAACGCCAACATCACGCACGCCGAGCCGTCCGATCGCAACTACCGGATGGACCTGGCCGCCCCGGAGATGGTGCGGATGGCCAAGGAGGCGTACACCCACGAGTACGCGCTGATGCTCCGCAAGGAGCAGGACGAGGGCGACCTGAGCAAGGAGCTGGCGACCAGCCACGAGACGCTCTCCGCGATCCAGGCCGATATCGCCCAGTACCAGGCCCAGATGGACACCGCCGTGGAGCGCGAGACCAACCGCGCCCAGGCCCTTGCCCGCCAGCGCTACGTACAGGCCGAGTCCGAGGCGAAGGCCAACGCGGCGCTGCTGGAGGCACAGGCCCTCGACATCCGCGCGGTCACCGCGGCCGAGGCTCCCGAGATCCTCGAGTACCGCTACCAGCAGCAGATCCTCGACACCCTTGAGCAGGTCGCCGACCATCTGCCGCGCCTGGTCCGCATCGGCGGCTCGGCGGACGGCAACAGCGCCGCCGGGGTCGACTTCCTGCAGCTGGCCCGGGAGATGGTCGGCGAGCGCGGCGAGGAACTGTTCAGCGAGGCGGACATGGCCGCCATGCGCGGGCAGCTCGCCGCGATCGGCGACCGTATCGCCGGCCGCGAGGACGAGATAGTGGTGCTGCTCCAGGCCGAGCGGCCCACCGTGCCGTCGGCCGACGGCGGAGCGCCGACGGGCTCTTCGACCGGCCAGGAGACCGCCGAGCAGGCGAAGGCGTCCGAGGTTCCCGATTTCTCCGAGGAGGCCGGTCAGTGA
- a CDS encoding SPFH domain-containing protein, with protein sequence MSAARMNRRSVISEAVAPWSDIAQLLRGGEAGTLIPVIIPRHRRRLWWMLPLWLGLFALLMGVMLSLREADSDGSADFAYGALAGLAYAVGGLLLIIGALWWWRSSIVEIEQGTNGVLTRYGAVTRTLDAGRHYLWHPWSRVDFVVDTATEIPYSAPVMACPTQENVPLRSIEFFLKFRITDAVRFVRTIGAGNFDLVLSSAVQDAIRQRARKMRTERAYDLRGSDVADMQELLNRQLDRYGVRITGSNIPDVQLPAQYQQHLATRERVAKERTAYEQEWGLTRKRRIDSLGMDIERAKKVRDARIVEVKAALNNAREQVAQLLEEQETNAQRVRFEIETRGRSGLISAENEARAQRALAKAYRDNRAVLQYELARRRLEVGAELASKAPQPVVVRTDGGSGDTSALSTLLAAQLLPRMTALPAAPTRYFEDGQPDGDDDA encoded by the coding sequence GTGAGTGCCGCACGTATGAACCGCAGGTCGGTCATCTCCGAGGCGGTCGCGCCCTGGAGCGATATCGCCCAGCTGCTGCGCGGCGGCGAGGCCGGCACGCTGATCCCGGTCATCATCCCCCGCCACCGGCGCAGGCTGTGGTGGATGCTGCCGCTGTGGCTCGGCCTGTTCGCGCTGCTCATGGGCGTGATGCTGTCGCTGCGCGAGGCAGACTCCGACGGCTCGGCGGACTTCGCCTACGGCGCACTCGCCGGGCTCGCCTACGCGGTCGGCGGCCTGCTCCTGATCATCGGCGCGCTGTGGTGGTGGCGCTCCTCGATCGTCGAGATCGAGCAAGGCACCAACGGTGTCCTGACCCGCTACGGCGCGGTCACCCGCACCCTGGACGCCGGCCGCCACTACCTCTGGCACCCCTGGTCGAGGGTGGACTTCGTGGTCGACACGGCCACCGAGATCCCGTACTCCGCCCCGGTGATGGCCTGCCCGACGCAGGAGAACGTCCCGCTGCGGTCGATCGAGTTCTTCCTGAAGTTCCGCATCACGGACGCGGTCCGGTTCGTCCGCACGATCGGCGCCGGCAACTTCGACCTGGTCCTGTCCAGCGCCGTCCAGGACGCCATCCGCCAGCGCGCCCGCAAGATGCGCACCGAGCGGGCGTACGACCTGCGCGGCTCGGACGTCGCGGACATGCAGGAGCTGCTCAACCGGCAGCTGGACCGCTACGGCGTGCGCATCACCGGCTCCAACATCCCGGACGTCCAGCTGCCGGCCCAGTACCAGCAGCACCTGGCGACCAGGGAGCGGGTGGCCAAGGAGCGCACCGCGTACGAGCAGGAGTGGGGGCTGACCCGCAAGCGCCGTATCGACAGCCTCGGTATGGACATCGAGCGGGCCAAGAAGGTGCGCGACGCGCGCATCGTCGAGGTGAAGGCCGCGCTCAACAACGCCCGCGAACAGGTCGCCCAGCTGTTGGAGGAGCAGGAGACCAACGCCCAGCGTGTGCGGTTCGAGATCGAGACCCGCGGTCGCAGCGGCCTGATCTCCGCCGAGAACGAGGCCCGCGCCCAGCGCGCCCTCGCCAAGGCCTACCGCGACAACCGCGCGGTGCTTCAGTACGAGCTGGCCCGCCGCCGCCTCGAAGTGGGCGCGGAGCTGGCATCGAAGGCACCGCAGCCGGTGGTCGTACGCACCGACGGCGGCAGCGGTGACACCTCGGCGCTCTCGACGCTGCTCGCCGCGCAGCTGCTGCCGCGGATGACGGCGCTGCCCGCGGCTCCGACGCGGTACTTCGAGGACGGGCAGCCGGACGGGGACGACGACGCCTGA